Genomic DNA from Pseudomonas fitomaticsae:
GATAACCGCTGAAAGCATCTAAGCGGGAAACTTGCCTCAAGATGAGATCTCACTGGAACCTTGAGTTCCCTGAAGGGCCGTCGAAGACTACGACGTTGATAGGTTGGGTGTGTAAGCGCTGTGAGGCGTTGAGCTAACCAATACTAATTGCCCGTGAGGCTTGACCATATAACACCCAAGCAATTTGAGTCGAAAGGCCAGATTGCGGTGTGTGAAGACGCAATGAACCGAAAGTTCGACGCTCACAAAACACCGAAAGCTGTCACATACCCAATTTGCTGAAGCGAGGCCATCTGGCCACGACTCAGTACCCGAATTTCTTGACGACCATAGAGCGTTGGAACCACCTGATCCCATCCCGAACTCAGAAGTGAAACGATGCATCGCCGATGGTAGTGTGGGGTTTCCCCATGTGAGAGTAGGTCATCGTCAAGATTAAATTCCGAAACCCCAATTGCGAAAGCAGTTGGGGTTTTGTTTTAGTAGAAGTCACCGATTTTTGCCGGAACGTTACTGCGGTAACGGGCTGGTCACAGAATTTCTTGACGACCATAGAGCGTTGGAACCACCTGATCCCATCCCGAACTCAGAAGTGAAACGATGCATCGCCGATGGTAGTGTGGGGTTTCCCCATGTGAGAGTAGGTCATCGTCAAGATTGAATTCCGAACCCCCTGTCTGCTAACGCAGACAGGGGGTTTGTCGTTTCAGTGCCCACAAAAGTCTGACCTTCAAACCGCTCTGCGTGCCTTGCTGCTCCGACGGGCCTGCCATTTGCGCCACCAGATGTAGACGCCAGTCCCCGACAACCCCGCAATCAGAGCACCCAATACTGCGATCATCACTTGTCCGGTGAAGCCTATGATCCGCCCTCCATGTATCGGCAACTGCAACCGATAAAAGCGCTCTCCCAACGTCCCTGCTCCTGCGATCTCCTGCCCCAACAATCGTCCGTCAGTACCGTGGAAGAACAACCAGGATTTTCCGTGGGCCTCGGTGTCATGCTGTCCAAACCCCGCACCGTAGAAGTTGTATTCAAAGCTGTAATACAACTCGCCGATCGCTGCTGTCAGCCCCAACCTTTTCCCCTCCTGCTGTGCCCTTTCGTATGCCTGTTGATAATTCAATCGGGTGATCCCCAGTTCTTCGGCAGGCATCCGCCCTCGCGCCTCATACACGCTCGGTTCAATCGGAGAAAACAGCGACACCACCGGTTTGAAGACTTGGCTAGGCAAGTTCATGGCTACGCTGCTGACGGCGATCGGCAGCAATAACAACCACAACCACAAGCCCCCCGCCCGGTGCAGATCAAAGTTAAGTCGATAGGCATGGCCACCCTTGATCTTCCAGGCGTTCGACCACTTCTTCCAGAACGGTTTACCCCTAGGCAACGTCAGCCAGAGAGCAATGAAGCAATCGACCACCCAGGCGATGGCCACCAACCCCATCAACAGCAAACCCCAGTTACCGGGCAGTGTCAGGTTGTAGTGAAACTCAAGAATGAACGGAACGAAGTTCTCACGCTGGAAACAGCACTCGCCCCAGTAACGCTGACCTTTTTGCTCTCCGCTGACCGGGTCGAGGTAGAACACTTCATTGCGTTCCTTGAACGGTTCGCCCGTCGCCGGATCATTCCGTGGAACCGCCGCCAGCAATGCCGTATGGCCTGCCTCATTCGGGTACTCCATGTACCAGACCTGCAACTTCGGATGGGCGGATTGCACCGCATCAACCAGCTCACCTGGCGGCAGACGCTCCCCCTCGGCCGAAGCCGCGTATAACTCCGGATTCAACCACTCATCCAGCTCATGGT
This window encodes:
- a CDS encoding PepSY-associated TM helix domain-containing protein, which encodes MRSFLVLLHRYIGLATAVFLLLAGITGSILAFNHELDEWLNPELYAASAEGERLPPGELVDAVQSAHPKLQVWYMEYPNEAGHTALLAAVPRNDPATGEPFKERNEVFYLDPVSGEQKGQRYWGECCFQRENFVPFILEFHYNLTLPGNWGLLLMGLVAIAWVVDCFIALWLTLPRGKPFWKKWSNAWKIKGGHAYRLNFDLHRAGGLWLWLLLLPIAVSSVAMNLPSQVFKPVVSLFSPIEPSVYEARGRMPAEELGITRLNYQQAYERAQQEGKRLGLTAAIGELYYSFEYNFYGAGFGQHDTEAHGKSWLFFHGTDGRLLGQEIAGAGTLGERFYRLQLPIHGGRIIGFTGQVMIAVLGALIAGLSGTGVYIWWRKWQARRSSKARRAV